In Necator americanus strain Aroian chromosome IV, whole genome shotgun sequence, the following proteins share a genomic window:
- a CDS encoding hypothetical protein (NECATOR_CHRIV.G15483.T1), which translates to MRSSVITFHLWQFSHRASSYRVAALSQSDENEEECIDKSPYCNTNDCTVRPGYALEYCKKTCGDCEPFCHNSHFVSCKESRKPECDSMLKDYCPLLCGACRPVRKKSSRRKGSKVFSKKPLSVASLGSSPKLPNFKVFPVNASMKRTSTVSVISATTKPSVSLNYTSAEVPAQIFSSPPEEESTYPDPFLENPVDPSSAPITIDDYFAEIEMGSTAESTPTELNVTQANLMFPPEPMRIPSNPTPNHRPPTRLRRPPNEIAPTVTYAWPPMQASLNRGYHPAHPPSQLLLPYPRNPQPHPMHPLTSPANPYNSGFYASPTKSAFMEGILEPPMDFGNLIMLLGCHDRDPVVCSKINDESCLSRPGYYLKLCPVKCRNCTGLQCLDSIKIDCSEVQRLGGCKLPTAAEYCPRTCRLCTVPSAIADSLPPCKDELETCENLVQSGVCEHPYSRRTMRIYCAKSCGFCREPQYYMNEAPYQILANDKKRLNLKTRNPIGYERYRSP; encoded by the exons ATGAGATCGTCGGTGATCACATTTCATTTATGGCAGTTTTCACACCGCGCATCGTCGTACAG GGTTGCGGCACTATCTCAGTCCGAtgagaatgaagaagaatgtATTGATAAGAGCCCCTATTGCAATACTAATGACTGCACCGTTCGACCTGGCTACGCCCTGGAGTACTGTAAGAAGACGTGTGGAGATTGTGAGC CGTTCTGCCACAATTCGCATTTCGTTTCCTGTAAAGAGTCGAGAAAACCAGAATGCGATTCGATGCTGAAGGATTACTGTCCGTTGCTGTGCGGTGCTTGTCGTCCAGTCAGAAAGAAGTCGAGCAGGAGAAAAG GCTCGAAGGTGTTCTCTAAAAAACCATTAAGTGTTGCAAGCCTTGGATCATCGCCGAAACTGCCTAATTTTAAAGtgttcccagtgaatgcgtcGATGAAACGTACAAGTACC GTATCCGTGATTTCTGCCACCACAAAACCTTCTGTTTCGTTGAATTACACTTCTGCAGAAGTTCCTGCACAGATTTTCAG CTCCCCACCCGAAGAAGAATCTACGTATCCAGATCCTTTCCTGGAAAATCCTGTGGATCCGAGCAGCGCACCCATAACTATTGACGATTACTTCGCTGAAATAGAGATGGGATCAACAGCGGAATCGACTCCAACTG AACTCAACGTAACCCAAGCGAACCTCATGTTTCCACCTGAACCGATGAGGATTCCATCCAATCCAACACCAAATCATAG GCCACCAACACGTTTGCGACGACCGCCGAACGAAATCGCTCCTACGGTGACATATGCATGGCCACCGATGCAAGCGTCGCTGAACCGCGGATATCATCCAGCTCATCCTCCTTCTCAACTTCTGCTTCCGTATCCACGAAATCCGCAACCGCATCCGATGCATCCGTTAACGAGTCCGGCTAACCCATACAATAGTGGATTCTACGCTTCACCAACGAAGAGTGCCTTTATGGAAGGGATCCTGGAGCCTCCAATGGACTTTGGGAACTTAATTATGCTCTTAG GTTGCCATGACCGAGATCCAGTAGTTTGCTCAAAAATTAACGATGAGTCCTGTTTATCCAGACCTGGTTACTACCTGAAACTGTGCCCGGTGAAATGTAGGAACTGCACCG GACTACAGTGTCTCGACTCAATTAAAATCGACTGTTCCGAAGTGCAGCGTCTTGGTGGATGTAAGCTGCCCACGGCTGCTGAATATTGTCCCCGTACTTGTCGGCTATGTACTGTACCGTCCGCAATTGCAG ATAGCCTTCCGCCTTGCAAGGATGAGCTGGAAACTTGCGAGAACCTTGTGCAAAGTGGTGTTTGTGAGCATCCGTACAG CAGAAGGACTATGCGAATCTATTGCGCCAAGAGCTGCGGTTTCTGTCGAGAACCTCAGTATTATATGAACGAAGCACCGTATCAGATCTTGGCTAACGATAAGAAGCGATT aaatttgaagaCAAGAAATCCTATTGGATATGAACGCTATCGCTCGCCATAA
- a CDS encoding hypothetical protein (NECATOR_CHRIV.G15482.T2), protein MVQTSDDVKLVQSAVRKMLQFKNDHNRTNLIESTVDPGAGHPVHVRTESDDSDTFPLFHLRRICGFTEQLTGSRTSTHVKSAEKNRAGTRRDGGPV, encoded by the exons ATGGTACAAACCTCAGATGATGTGAAACTCGTTCAATCCG CTGTAAGGAAGATGTTGCAATTTAAAAACGAT CACAATCGAACGAATCTAATAGAATCGACTGTAGATCCTGGGGCTGGACATCCCGTACACGTTCGCACAGAGAGTG ATGACTCGGATACTTTCCCTCTTTTCCATCTGCGTCGCATTTGTGGATTCACTGAACAACTTACTGGTTCAAGGACGAGCACACACGTTAAGAGCGCTGAGAAAAATCGTGCGGGAACGAGACGCGACGGT GGTCCCGTTTGA
- a CDS encoding hypothetical protein (NECATOR_CHRIV.G15485.T2), whose product MDEFNLRFDEIDQLPSGSPVDPFSLFDRMVGGVINRMLFSDPLDEKEELKFYKLKKELDYFVDELSFSHIFVREWMLRVPFLNARWKKMLEPVHNIKAFFIKQIEERKKAIEDGSHIIDEEPKDYTDAFIQKMREDATEGVKNSSFDDESLVVNILDLWTAGQETTSTTLIWAMILLLRNSQVITNVREELLRVTGGSRPLSLKDKIETSYFVATLTEIQRIASILNVNIFRLTNAEAEIGGHAVPRNTVVSAELSLILSDSDKFLDPDEFDPSRFIANPSLASHVIPFGLGRRACLGEALARAELYLMLGNLLLRYSIKCVSGLPSTAEVNKFGIMKKPPHFEMTFNKIA is encoded by the exons ATGGATGAATTTAATCTGAG ATTCGATGAAATTGACCAGCTGCCTTCCGGTTCACCAGTCGATCCGTTTTCGCTGTTTGACAGGATGGTTGGTGGAGTCATCAACCGAATGTTGTTCTCTGATCCTCTTGATGAG aaagaagaacTAAAGTTCTACAAACTGAAGAAGGAATTGGACTACTTCGTCGATGAGTTATCGTTCAGCCACATATTCGTGAGAGAATGGATGCTGAGAGTTCCATTCCTAAACGCACGATGGAAGAAGATGCTTGAGCCTGTCCACAATATCAAGGCATTCTTCATAAAGCAGATAGAGGAGAG GAAGAAGGCTATTGAAGACGGTAGTCACATTATTGATGAGGAGCCCAAAGATTATACAGATgctttcatccagaaaatgagAGAAGATGCTACAGAAGGTGTCAAGAACAGCTCTTTTGA tgaTGAATCATTGGTCGTTAATATTCTGGATCTGTGGACAGCTGGTCAGGAGACCACCTCAACGACTCTTATTTGGGCGATGATACTTTTGCTAAGAAACTCACAG GTTATCACTAATGTCAGGGAAGAACTGTTGAGAGTTACAGGCGGTTCACGGCCGCTCTCTCTTAAGGATAAGATCGAGACCTCCTACTTTGTTGCAACTTTAACG GAGATTCAACGGATCGCCTCCATTCTGAATGTGAACATATTTCGCCTAACCAATGCAGAGGCCGAAATCGGCGGACATGCAGTGCCAAGAAATACTGTGGTGTCCGCTGAGTTGTCTCTAATCCTAAGCGATAGTGATAAGTTTCTGGATCCTGATGAG TTTGATCCGTCTCGATTTATCGCGAATCCTTCACTTGCATCACATGTGATTCCATTTGGACTTGGCCGGAGAGCCTGCCTTGGGGAAGCGCTGGCTCGAGCCGAACTCTACTTG ATGCTCGGAAATCTTCTCCTTCGCTACTCCATCAAGTGTGTTTCTGGTCTTCCATCAACAGCCGAAGTGAATAAATTCGGGATTATGAAGAAACCCCCACACTTCGAAATGACGTTCAACAAGATTGCTTAA
- a CDS encoding hypothetical protein (NECATOR_CHRIV.G15484.T1): MLIEIVLTAILIYYLSDQWRRTTRLPPGPYPVIFLGNLPQLAFYSWNCGGIVPGLKYVKEKYGPVFTLWFGPIPTVHIADYTLSHEAMVRYGAKYQDRWSPAIMLEGRGEYFC; this comes from the exons ATGCTAATTGAGATTGTGTTGACTGCGATTCTGATCTACTATCTTTCCGACCAATGGCGAAGGACCACCCGATTGCCGCCAG GTCCTTATCCGGTAATTTTCCTCGGGAATCTTCCACAACTTGCATTCTACTCTTGGAATTGTGGTGGAATAGTGCCAGGCTTAAAATACGTTAAAGAG AAATACGGTCCAGTATTTACATTATGGTTCGGACCGATCCCTACCGTACACATAGCCGATTACACTTTAAGTCATGAGGCGATGGTCCGTTACGGAGCAAAATACCAGGATCGATGGAGCCCGGCAATAATGCTCGAGGGGCGAGGCGAGTATTTCTGCTAA
- a CDS encoding hypothetical protein (NECATOR_CHRIV.G15485.T1) — translation MILNCRVCSGNRGVIVSNGQIWQEQRRFSLHVLRNLGVSRNLMEERIMDEFNLRFDEIDQLPSGSPVDPFSLFDRMVGGVINRMLFSDPLDEKEELKFYKLKKELDYFVDELSFSHIFVREWMLRVPFLNARWKKMLEPVHNIKAFFIKQIEERKKAIEDGSHIIDEEPKDYTDAFIQKMREDATEGVKNSSFDDESLVVNILDLWTAGQETTSTTLIWAMILLLRNSQVITNVREELLRVTGGSRPLSLKDKIETSYFVATLTEIQRIASILNVNIFRLTNAEAEIGGHAVPRNTVVSAELSLILSDSDKFLDPDEFDPSRFIANPSLASHVIPFGLGRRACLGEALARAELYLMLGNLLLRYSIKCVSGLPSTAEVNKFGIMKKPPHFEMTFNKIA, via the exons ATGATATTGAACTGTAGAGTTTGTTCAGggaatcgtggggtgatcgtCTCAAACGGACAAATTTGGCAGGAACAACGGAGGTTTTCATTGCACGTGCTGAGAAACTTGGGAGTAAGTCGAAATCTCATGGAAGAGCGAATTATGGATGAATTTAATCTGAG ATTCGATGAAATTGACCAGCTGCCTTCCGGTTCACCAGTCGATCCGTTTTCGCTGTTTGACAGGATGGTTGGTGGAGTCATCAACCGAATGTTGTTCTCTGATCCTCTTGATGAG aaagaagaacTAAAGTTCTACAAACTGAAGAAGGAATTGGACTACTTCGTCGATGAGTTATCGTTCAGCCACATATTCGTGAGAGAATGGATGCTGAGAGTTCCATTCCTAAACGCACGATGGAAGAAGATGCTTGAGCCTGTCCACAATATCAAGGCATTCTTCATAAAGCAGATAGAGGAGAG GAAGAAGGCTATTGAAGACGGTAGTCACATTATTGATGAGGAGCCCAAAGATTATACAGATgctttcatccagaaaatgagAGAAGATGCTACAGAAGGTGTCAAGAACAGCTCTTTTGA tgaTGAATCATTGGTCGTTAATATTCTGGATCTGTGGACAGCTGGTCAGGAGACCACCTCAACGACTCTTATTTGGGCGATGATACTTTTGCTAAGAAACTCACAG GTTATCACTAATGTCAGGGAAGAACTGTTGAGAGTTACAGGCGGTTCACGGCCGCTCTCTCTTAAGGATAAGATCGAGACCTCCTACTTTGTTGCAACTTTAACG GAGATTCAACGGATCGCCTCCATTCTGAATGTGAACATATTTCGCCTAACCAATGCAGAGGCCGAAATCGGCGGACATGCAGTGCCAAGAAATACTGTGGTGTCCGCTGAGTTGTCTCTAATCCTAAGCGATAGTGATAAGTTTCTGGATCCTGATGAG TTTGATCCGTCTCGATTTATCGCGAATCCTTCACTTGCATCACATGTGATTCCATTTGGACTTGGCCGGAGAGCCTGCCTTGGGGAAGCGCTGGCTCGAGCCGAACTCTACTTG ATGCTCGGAAATCTTCTCCTTCGCTACTCCATCAAGTGTGTTTCTGGTCTTCCATCAACAGCCGAAGTGAATAAATTCGGGATTATGAAGAAACCCCCACACTTCGAAATGACGTTCAACAAGATTGCTTAA
- a CDS encoding hypothetical protein (NECATOR_CHRIV.G15482.T1): protein MVQTSDDVKLVQSAVRKMLQFKNDILGLDIPYTFAQRVTRERKQQFSHYEEKRLELWQNIYDSDTFPLFHLRRICGFTEQLTGSRTSTHVKSAEKNRAGTRRDGGPV from the exons ATGGTACAAACCTCAGATGATGTGAAACTCGTTCAATCCG CTGTAAGGAAGATGTTGCAATTTAAAAACGAT ATCCTGGGGCTGGACATCCCGTACACGTTCGCACAGAGAGTG ACcagggaaagaaaacaacaattttcccACTACGAAGAAAAGCGACTGGAATTGTGGCAAAATATAT ATGACTCGGATACTTTCCCTCTTTTCCATCTGCGTCGCATTTGTGGATTCACTGAACAACTTACTGGTTCAAGGACGAGCACACACGTTAAGAGCGCTGAGAAAAATCGTGCGGGAACGAGACGCGACGGT GGTCCCGTTTGA